A region of Paractinoplanes abujensis DNA encodes the following proteins:
- a CDS encoding phage holin family protein, whose translation MGLIIRLLITAFSLWLATVLIDGIELTTDKVSEQIITLLIVAVIFGVINAVLRPIIKVVGCGFYVLTLGLIALVVNGALFMLTSWIAGQFDLPFHVDEFWPSAVLGALLVGVVSWLLNMLVPDGDD comes from the coding sequence ATGGGCCTCATCATTCGGCTTCTGATCACAGCGTTCTCGTTGTGGCTGGCCACCGTCTTGATCGACGGCATTGAACTGACCACCGACAAGGTGTCGGAACAGATCATCACGCTGCTGATCGTGGCGGTCATCTTCGGCGTGATCAACGCGGTGCTGCGTCCGATCATCAAGGTCGTGGGCTGCGGCTTCTACGTGCTCACGCTCGGCTTGATCGCTCTGGTCGTCAACGGCGCGCTGTTCATGCTGACCAGCTGGATCGCCGGCCAGTTCGATCTGCCGTTCCACGTCGACGAGTTCTGGCCCAGCGCCGTGCTGGGCGCCCTGCTCGTGGGTGTCGTGAGCTGGCTGCTCAACATGCTCGTCCCCGACGGCGACGACTGA
- a CDS encoding GNAT family N-acetyltransferase has protein sequence MLHELHDDGYELSSARERIDVSTVHRWLSTDAYWAMGRPLEQMRAALDGSEAYGIYDRDGAQVAVARVVTDGAVFAYLCDVYVDPAHRGRGLGGWLVRHLRDHYAARGLNRFLLITRDAHAVYAPHGFTEVEPGRWMECDLRAQR, from the coding sequence GTGCTGCACGAACTTCACGACGACGGATACGAGCTGAGCTCCGCACGGGAGCGCATCGACGTCTCCACCGTGCATCGGTGGCTGTCCACCGACGCGTACTGGGCCATGGGCCGTCCCCTCGAGCAGATGCGGGCGGCCCTTGACGGCTCCGAGGCGTACGGGATCTATGACCGCGACGGCGCTCAGGTGGCGGTGGCCCGGGTCGTCACCGACGGGGCGGTCTTCGCCTACCTGTGCGACGTCTACGTCGATCCGGCCCACCGGGGTCGTGGCCTCGGCGGTTGGCTGGTACGGCACCTGCGCGACCACTACGCCGCCCGCGGGCTCAACCGCTTCCTGCTGATCACCCGGGACGCGCACGCCGTGTACGCGCCGCACGGCTTCACCGAGGTCGAGCCGGGCCGCTGGATGGAGTGCGACCTGCGGGCCCAGCGGTGA